The DNA region TTTGCAGGAACAGCTCGGAAATGAGTTTCCGGAGATCCGGTGGACGCCACGGATCACGTTTGGCGGGCTCATCGATATTCCGGACGAGAATGGCGAAACCCGCTCCCAGGGGCCTGCGGCAGGCATGGCGGTGGATCTGTTGAATCCGTCCAGCGGAGAGGTTGAGCGTTTGGATATCCGCAATTCACTGGTGCAGGGACGTCTTCCGGAGGAGCCGTTCGAGATCCTGGTGAGTGAGAATTTTGCCCGGAAGCTGGAAATCAATCTCGGCAACCAGGCGACGCTCATCAGCTCCGGCATGTACGGAGGTATGGCTATGCAGAATTTCGAGGTAGTGGGCACGGTCCATTTCGGCGTGCAGGCTATGGATCGCGGCGGATTAATCGCCGATATCAGTGGCATTCAGGCGGCCTTGAACATGGATGACGGCGCCGGGGAGATCCTGGGATTTTTCAAGGACGGCAGATACGAGGAAAAACGTGCCGATGCCGTGGTACAAAAATTTGAATCACTTCCGGTTTCCGGCGATGGCGAGTTCGCCCCGACAATTATGAAACTCAGCGAACAGAATGACCTGGGCACGATGCTCCAGATGATGGATTATATCTCCGGTGTCATCGTTGGAATTTTTGTGTTCGTTATGTCCATCGTTCTCTGGAATACCGGCCTGATGGGGACGCTACGCCGGTACGGCGAATACGGTGTTCGCCTGGCTATCGGCGAGGACAAGGGGCACATTTACCGCACCATGATCGCCGAATCGGTGATGATAGGCTTCGTCGGTTCGGTCATCGGCACCGCCCTGGGACTGGCGGCTTCGTATTATATGCAGGCCCACGGAGTCAACATAGAGGAGATGATGAGCAGCTCCAACATGCTCATGCCGAACGTTATCAGAGCCAGGGTGACGGTGACCAGCTATTACATCGGGTTTTTCCCGGGATTTCTGGCGACAACACTCGGGTCCATGATTGCCGGACTCGGCATCTATAAACGTGAAACCGCTTCACTCTTTAAAGAACTGGAAGTCCAATGAGATATCTGATACTTGCACTATCACTGTTATTAATATTCCCAGCGATGGGTTTGGCGCAGATGCCTGACGGAAATGACATCCTCCGGCAGATCGATGAAAATCAGTCTGCGGAGAACATGATCGCGACCTCGACTATGGTCATCCACGGGCGGCGCGCCAGCCGGTCGGTTACCGCCAAATCCTGGATCCAGGGGACGGAGAAGTCGTTCACCGAATATCTGTCGCCGCCCAGGGAGGCGGGCACCAAGATGCTGAAGCTGGAGGACGAGCTCTGGATGTACTCACCGCAGACCGACCGCACCATCCGCATCGCCGGACACATGCTCCGGCAGTCGGTCATGGGCTCGGATCTCTCCTACGAGGATATGATGGAAGATCCGAAGCTGGAGAACATGTACACCGCGGAAGTGGTCGGTGAGGAGATGTTCAATGATCGCGACTGCTGGGTGCTGGAACTGACGGCCACGAAAGAGGATATCGCCTATCACAGCCGCAAAATATGGGTGGACAAAGAACGGATGTTGCCGCTTAAGGAAAACCGCTACGCCAAGAGCGGCAAGTTGTTGAAAACCGCCGAAATCCACGAGGTTATGCGGGAAGACAGTCGGTGGTATCCGAAGAGAATGACCTTCAAAGATGCGCTCTCCCAGGGCGAGGGAACGGAATACATCATCGAATCCATTGAGTTCAACGCGGATATACCGGAGTATATTTTTACGAAGGCGTCGTTGAGAAGGTGAGTGTTACGTATTGCGTATTACGTAAAAAACGGGTATAGAGGAAAAACAGTGTTAACGTGTTACGGTGTTATTGTATTACTGTTGACGCTGTTTCCTAATCCTAATCTTACTCTTTATCCTAATCGTAATTGTTTCTGTTCTGAGGAAGAAAGAAAAAAAACTGTTTGTCGTTCGTTGTACTTTGTTCGTTGTGAAAACTTCCACGGCTTTTCAGCGAAGGACAGAATTCAAAGAAGTTGAACGAAGTAAAACAACGAACAACCAACAACCAACAAAACCCGGGACCGTTTTCAACGGTAACCCGGTAACTTTATAAAACGTTGTCACTTGAACACCTGAACACATTAACACTCTAACACAGTTGTCCTATTGTCAACCTATTGTCAGCTAAAAAAGATATTTTATTGTCAGCTCGATTCATAATGATCTGTAATTGTTCGTAACTCTCCTGGACAGTTGCAGCCACGTAATATGTAATATTCAGTCGTCCCGTGGGGACTTGAAGATTGTTTGAATTCCCTGATCCATGCATTCCTGCGGAGAAACCAATAAACCATAGCAGCCGCCCCGGAAAAGGCTCCTCCCAGAACTAAGATATGCGAAGAATCACGAAGGGAAAAAGTAGTCGTTTTGATGTAACGCAAGATAATATCTTGCGCAATACAATTTTGTTCAACCTCCTTGCCTTGGGGTTGATATCTGGAACCCCGGATTTCATCCGGGGCTATTCTCCACCTCCGACATATTCGATCCCTTTGGGATCGTACGTATTATTCGATTGGAACCCCGGGTTTCCCCCAACGGGATTCCTATGGGACATCCAGGGCTATTATTATTCAATTCCTGAGATTGTTCTCGGTTGCCGCATTTGAATATGTTGAAAGAAGCCCAAGGGGCTTCAATATAAATAACCCCCCGGTGGAACCTGGGGAAATGGAATCAGTGCTGAAACCATAACCCCGGAGGGGTTGAACCAATACAGTAAACCTGGGGAGGTCAAATGAAGAATTGTCAATTCGACGTGGTAGACGAATATCGAAGTGAGAGTTATCGTAACCTGATTTCCAATGATGTGGTTTCAGTACCGCTTTTGAAATCGGTCTGCTTTGAAAGGTGATTGAATTTTTCGCGGCTGAAGCCGCGACTACCAACAGATTTCCCCTTTCCTTAACCCAATACCTTATACAGGTCCTTTTGTCTTACATCTCACCGTTTATAACCTGAACACTATCGCTCCACTGTCAACCTATTGTCAGATATTCAAAGCAAACTGTCGGAGACGCTGGGAGCGATCACTGACAGAAAATACTGGAATACCCGAATACATAAACACTACAATACATCGAATGATGATTAAGATTATGATTATCCTAAAGGAAACCCTGTGGGACGAGTAAGATTATGAAACAACTCGACCAATCGAAGACATTTACGCTATTTTATAAATTCTGAATTGTCTCCAT from Candidatus Neomarinimicrobiota bacterium includes:
- a CDS encoding FtsX-like permease family protein, whose product is LQEQLGNEFPEIRWTPRITFGGLIDIPDENGETRSQGPAAGMAVDLLNPSSGEVERLDIRNSLVQGRLPEEPFEILVSENFARKLEINLGNQATLISSGMYGGMAMQNFEVVGTVHFGVQAMDRGGLIADISGIQAALNMDDGAGEILGFFKDGRYEEKRADAVVQKFESLPVSGDGEFAPTIMKLSEQNDLGTMLQMMDYISGVIVGIFVFVMSIVLWNTGLMGTLRRYGEYGVRLAIGEDKGHIYRTMIAESVMIGFVGSVIGTALGLAASYYMQAHGVNIEEMMSSSNMLMPNVIRARVTVTSYYIGFFPGFLATTLGSMIAGLGIYKRETASLFKELEVQ
- a CDS encoding outer membrane lipoprotein-sorting protein — protein: MRYLILALSLLLIFPAMGLAQMPDGNDILRQIDENQSAENMIATSTMVIHGRRASRSVTAKSWIQGTEKSFTEYLSPPREAGTKMLKLEDELWMYSPQTDRTIRIAGHMLRQSVMGSDLSYEDMMEDPKLENMYTAEVVGEEMFNDRDCWVLELTATKEDIAYHSRKIWVDKERMLPLKENRYAKSGKLLKTAEIHEVMREDSRWYPKRMTFKDALSQGEGTEYIIESIEFNADIPEYIFTKASLRR